The window TAACAGGGATTTTTAACTTGACCATGATAGTGGTCAGCCACTATCATGTTTAGCTTGCCTAAAATGactgaaatttgaaaaaaaaataaaagaattagTTTTGAAGTTTTCATACCAATTGCATTGTAAATATTAGTAGTAGAAGGTTCAGATTTATCATAGGGAATAACTGCCCAGGTATGTCTGACTTTTCTTCCTTGGTCTTCCCAAAAGACTTAACCAAAACAGCCAAGAAGATAAGCAGGAAAGAGGCTGAAAAAAAGAAATCTATGAAGGTGAGTGCTCTCCAAATGATAGCAAGGACAAAGAAATTCAGGTCCTTGTCAATGAATTATCAAACCTCTCCTTgtcttttacatttctgttttacatgcGGTATATCTTGGAATGGAAGGTGGCATGTGTCATGCTtgcctaggggattctctcagactcgcCACTTCATCCAACGTGGTTGCATGAATTAAAGgtcaagtcagttgaagtcagcgaaagttcTGCAAGAGATGCCCAATTGAAGTTCCCATGCCTGgttcccacacagctgcactgataaggtctcttagcaaagcataggcatagtgaaggaaactacactacaggaagaaagcccattccctcccccccctccgtccagtagacatgcattcaGTCATGGCAAGCAGGCTGGCTTGCCTACCTGACATTTTCCCCCTCCAAAACTACATCTATAACAGGATCACCCCTCCCTCGGTTTCTCCGGATAACatttgtgaaaagctttgatgAGTCTTTGAGCTTTTACATCTTTAGCTTGAACCCACTCATTTTTACCCTGGTCAAAGtacttccattttattaagtaaaacaatgttcctcttctccattttgagtccaacacctcttccacttcatgatgaggtCATCCACCCAccatgagggagggaggaactccAGATTTCAGATGCCAGGTGTTTGCTTCCTTCAACAAGCTGCAGTGGAATACTGGATGGATACGTCTTAAATTCTTGGGCAGGTCTAGTTTTACAGCTACTCCATTTATGATGTCGAGGATTTTATAAGGTCCAATATACTTCCATCCTAATCCTCTCCCCGATACCCCAGAAAATCCATCTCCTCTTTATGAAACTCGCACTTGGACAGTTTTACATACAGTTTGTGTTGGAACAGGGTTTTTAGCACCTCCCGCACCAATTTCACATTGGATTCATAATTCCCTGACTACACCAtcacatcatcaaggtaaacaatcaCTCCTTTATAAAGGTACTTGTGGggaacttcattaattaaattcataatcACTCCCGGGGCCCCTTGGAACCCGAAAGGCATGACTcgatattcaaattgccccaaggGGATATTAAAAGCAGTCTTCCACTtgtccccctcctttattcttaCTCGGAAATAAGTATCTCAGAGGTCCAGCTTCATGAAGATTTTCCCTTGAGCCGCTACCCCTAATAAGTCTCTGATcaacgggatggggtaggcattcaACATCGAGGCCACATTGATTCCTCTATAGTCTGTGCACAATTGCAAGCCCTCGCCCTTTTTCTTTCTGAACAGCACAGGGGTAGCATGAGGGGAGCTAGCTGGCCAGATGAAACCTCacgccaggtttttatcaatgaacttacaCAACTCCACTCTTTCTCCCAGGTTCATAGAGCAAATTTTCCCCTTTGGTAATTTAGTCCCTGGGATCAGTCTGTAGCTTTGTGAGGAGATCATTCATccgcctcctcctcttcaaacactTGACTTAAGTCCTTGTATTCTGGAGGaatgctctccctctcctccatagTTAAACACAGtctctgggaggggggaggattttgGCCCCACTTGATGTCCCATACATGTTTTTGGCAAGCTTCAGAAGGAAAACACAGCTCCCCAGCCTTCCACCCCAAGtaggggttgtggtcccacagccACATTACTCCCAACTTGGTGGCGGGGCTGACCACAAAAGTCCTTACCTCCCAATGTcccccccattcccactggggTGGTCTCTGTTTTGTAACTAGGGGGGTCCCCTTCATCACCATACCCTACATATGTTAGAAGACTAGGGGCTCAGGTAGCTTCGACAACTCCAGCCCGAACCTCGTAACAAGTGCAGTGGCAATCAAGTCTCTGCTgcaccctgagtcaattaaggcccTTGCTCTGATGTTCATCCCTCTCCGTGGGTTCAACAGGGTGACTACTATGAAAAACAACACTCCTTTTGCAGCACCAGGACTTCCGTGAACCGCCAGCTtgtgcccttcacagcaggtctctGCCGTTTCCTATTGCCGATTTCAGCTCCTATTCGTTGTCTGACAAGAGCTCTTTACTTGCGttgtcccttccttcctctgtcACCACGACCGCTATGGCGGCTTCCTTCCTGGAAGTAGGTCGAGGTTGCCCCATCGAGTGCCTTTCCGGTAGCCTCCTCAGCTTCTGCTCCAACTCTGGGAGGCTCTTACTGTCACCCAGACACTCGGCAGCAGTGACCTGATTCCCTGCATCTCAAACACAGCCCCCGTTTCCTCCTCCGGTCCTTCTTGGCCGGGGCGATGCCATGTCACGACTTCCCTTGCTCCTGGGCCCATGCATCCATTGGGTTTCTTCACTGGCCGGCATGATGCTGCAACACTATTTGCTCTCGGTTCTCGATTTCACAAGCCAGTTGAATCCAGCTGAGGAGAGTTCGGGGGTCATCCTGCACCATCGCCTTAGCCACAAGGTCGGGGTTGGTTGTCCTGTCTTATCATCCTCAGACATGTTCTCACCCTCTCCTCCTTGAGAGGGTCCTCGTACTGCTCCTTGAGAGCCCGGATGAATGCCTCCATGCTCCCCAATTCTGGGGCTTGGGTTACATACAGAGTCACATACCATTAGCTGCGGGACCCCCCAGCCATAAGCCTATGTAACTCACTTGGCTGGCTTTGTTTGGGAAGGTGTGACCCCATGCCCTCAGGAATTCCACCATTTGTACGAGGAAATATCCCAATTCATCAGAACTTCCTTCAAAGTGAGCCTCCAGTCTGCAAGGCTCCAACGGCTGCAGAGACGGCACTCCTTCCTCCGGTTGCACTGAGGCCCCTCCTGGCAGCGACCCTCCTCGGGGAATGTACGGCCACGGTAACCCCCTGGGTGACTCTGGTCTGTTTGCTGCCCATACCAGTCCATGGGCCAGTCCCGTCAAGGCAAGAAGGTCACACCTCagcagctgcagctcttcctggagtgtttttttttcctctcttgttGTCTCTTGGCTCTTCCCCTCCATTTTGCAGTCTCCTTTCCCCAGGAACAGACTCTGTCTGCTTAGGCTCCTTCACCACTGGTCCCTCAGTGCTTTCACCTTTGCCAATGAGCTCTCTGGTGATGTCCAGTCCAGCAGCATCGCCTCCAACCAGTCGAGGAAACTGACATCCCATCTGAGCAGCATAGAAAGGGTGGATACCCCATCTTCTACCAATGCATATGTGCCAGGCCCACACGGGATTGCGGGGACTTGCCATAAGTCCTCGGGTATCGCTGGAGTTCCGTTGCCCACTCCTTCTGCCATGGCACAGGTAGGGGGATCTCTCCAGTTCCCAGGCTCCAAGGCAACTATGGGATTCTGGCCAAAATGTCAAGCCTGCCTagaggattctctcagactctccacttcatccaacatggttgcatgagttaaaggtctttattcagataaaactccctagaagtgctctgttacatagagattgcccagaatgcttaAGTACAGTCTTCCCTGAGAGATTATACTctagttcccctcccccagtccaaacaagtcagttgaaatcAGCGAAAGTTCTGCAAGAGAGGCCCAGTCGAAGTTCTCCCGCCTGgttcccacacagctgcactgataaggtctcttagcaaagcataggcacagtgaaggaagctacactacaggaagaaagcccatccccccccccagtagacatgcattcacaaTCATGGCAGGCAGCCTGGCAGGCCTGACAGCATGGTATAATCTGATTTTGTCAGACCACAGAAGCTACGCaggattggtacttggatggggggaccaccaaggaaggctctgcagtggaagccaatggcaaaccacctttgcttctctcttgccttgaaaacaccttaCTGGGGATGCCATAAATTGGttgtgtgtgtccggggtctgagtcccagcccccagacttgacaggagggagcagtgggaggcaaccgggaggcaacagccctaccaccccagccagcaaccaggtccagaacctgcccactccagggggaagccagcccagccggcgccctgcccagcggtggcagcgacaagccctgacagtgtgacttgaaggcacatagATATGTATATGGCATATCTATACTACCAGTTTATGCCATCATGCTTCCTCCAGATAATCTTGGGAAGTGTAATTTTGTGAAGGAGCTGAGAGTTTATTAGAAAATATCTAGTCCCAGTAATCTgaggttaagaacataagaatccAGACAAGCCTGAGGGGCTGCTGTGTCAATGATAAAGTTGTTCAAGGACTGAGGAGCAAGCCTGTCCTGGAGAGAGTTGCACTCCCCCTGAAAGAACAGTTTTATTATGTGGAAGTACTGCTGGATCTGGGCCTACAAATGGAGGCCCAGAGCTCATCTGTGTGAGAGAATGTCTTTTATCAGCTATGGCTGTTTCTTGAATGgcatgatctggccacagtgatgttttaaaaagcactttaAAGGAAGGGGAATGGTGTACAGCAGTGAGCTATCCTGTGCCATTTTGAAGGCAAAGCTCAGTCCCATCCCCCTCCTCTGGATACTTTATCCACAGCCACCTGCAGTTTCCCTTTAAACTAGAGAAAAACAGATTTATCTGAATCAAAGGGTAAAGCCCCAGGAACACAGTGAGTGAGCATAACATTGTAGGGATGTTCCTGAGAAATCCATGGTCTATCTGTATTCAGTGAGTCGGGGAAATCCCTATATGGAAGGAACTTGCTTATGCAGGACCAAGATCATTATTGGGTTCATTAAACCTTTcatctcttttttcttcctcctcagagaaaggcTGAACAAAAAAAGCCTCCCCGGCTGAGACCCTCACCACCGCCTAACTGTGTGGCTACCTGGGCAAGTTGCAAACCTCCCTCTCAGCCATGCTGTGATTTCTGTGCCTTCTGCCATTGTCGGCTATTTCAGACACTCTGCTACTGCCGAGTGGGGAACCCAAATTGCTAAACGAAAGCCAGGAATGCCTCTGGGACTCTGTCTCTCATTAGACTCATTGGTTTATCTTCTGACCCTGTTGGTCTCATGTGTATAGCAAAGGAAGCCAGGAGCCTTTGAAGCTGGCTGGCTGACAGGCTTTGGCTCCTTCTAAAGTCAAATGAATTATGGGATATATCATATAGGGTTAATGCTGTCATAAACAAAGCCATCGGCAGCCATAGGAAGCTTGACAGGGAGTGGGAAGGAGAATTAGAGGCTGACAGCTGAAAGAGTATTTACAAGGGAGGTGAAGGTTGTGTGTGGAGATGGAATAAAGCTTCTCTCCAAAAAGACTTTTTACCACACTTTACAGAAAGTGGACACACAAGCCGCTAAATATCTACAAAAGAGGCACATTCCAGCAGAGTGGCCATGTTTGTCTATAGCAGTAAAAAGAGAAACAATTAAAGGACAGAAGAAGAAAATGAGTGGCCTCTCTATCCAGAGCGGAAGCTAGAATCTATTGGAATTAGCAACCCAAGTGCATGGAAAACAACATTTTCCTTGCCCCAATAATCATAGCCATCATACTTCCCTTGGTGCGGGGAATGTGGATATATGGATGATGCAGGTATCTACTGGACAGTGCCATAACACTAATATGAATTACATGCCTCttgaaaatatattttccttATTTTAGTTTTTAAACAGAAGCTGTGTACTTACTTTCTGGAATGGAATAGGTGCATTCCTGCATTACTGTTCTCTGTCTCCAGCAGCAACACTAACCCTTCCCACTTCTGTAATATGATAGTTGGGCTAATGCATCTggtggccagttctgaaaaaaaGCCAAGGGGGAAGGTTGCTTGCCATTTGTCAGTGCAGAAACAACAAACCAGGGCTTCAAAGATCAAATCTTAAGTATAATCCAGTTTCTcataatacaaagtgcaaaatTGCTATAAATACATGCAAAATACAAGACAGATTATACAAAATCAATCATAAGTGCATAGATACAAGGTTCATATAGGTAGCAAGTATACAATAATTGCAAAtcttcactgtccggaacaaatctatcatttaaagtgcaaatgccaaaattaaagaagaagaagaatcggtaggtggggGCTTGTGCCAGTATTATATTGACAGTCCATAAAGtcaaaatatatagaaaattgcgccgacggggacttgcaggcaaataacattaacccgtttcgtgagggttactcctcacttcctcctgggcgtgcaACAATTCGGACTAGACATAAGCATGAAGCCAGCACAAAAAATTCTCCCACTGTTCCTCCAACCACGTGATTCACGGACATAAGCATGAAGCCAGCACAAAAaattctcccaccgttcctccaacCACGTGATTCACGGAATCACGTGgttggaggaacggtgggagaattTTTTGTGCTGGCTTCATGCTTATGTCTAGTCCGATATGTAGGTAGGCATCATATGGACAGTGTCAGggtgctgattctgtgaagggGAAGGCATGTTATCTGTTCCTCCCGTATGATTCATTCCCAGCCATATGGAAGCGGACCAATGATAGCAGTGAAACCCTGGAGGAAATGCTAATAATTGCGCAAGTAGATCTCAGctgttaagcagggttggccttgtttcgtaattggatgggagacctccaacaaagaccaaggttgcagaggcaggcaatggcaaactacctctgttagtcacttgccatgaaaaccccaccaggggtcaccataagtcaactctgacttgagggcactctccac of the Eublepharis macularius isolate TG4126 chromosome 5, MPM_Emac_v1.0, whole genome shotgun sequence genome contains:
- the ASIP gene encoding agouti-signaling protein, whose amino-acid sequence is MEYRNLLFGILLCCTFLTASYCHMIFEEKQTTDTSVANNKMKLPDLPPISIVDLTKTAKKISRKEAEKKKSMKRKAEQKKPPRLRPSPPPNCVATWASCKPPSQPCCDFCAFCHCRLFQTLCYCRVGNPNC